The nucleotide sequence TTCGCATGTAATTCATAGCTAAAGCAGCATGACATGTTACGAAAAGTTAGTCACCATCGaagagcttcttttttttttgcctcaTCAGTTAAAGCTTCTATTCGTTAACAAAAAAAGATACACTTCTCACTTGTCGTGATGATATTCTCAAACAAAATAAATTTATTCCTCATCTCCAAGATGGCATACAGCTGTAGAAACTTTCATCAAATTATTCATCTTGTTGCTGTATTGAAAGTATAGAAAATTATCAGTATACTAATAAACTGAGTATCAGTCTTTGTCTTAATGATACACAACCCATAACTATGTATTGTCCTTATACGGTGGCTCTTTTATGGTTTAAATGCTTGTATGAAAAAGTTGCTTCTTCGTTTTCCCTTAGGTGGTAAGGGACATAGATTTTATCTACAATAGCACAAAATGTCAAGAAATCTATAGATGAATCAGCCAAATTTGTTCAGTTTTTgtccaataaaaaataaaatctgtTCCAGAAAGTGGAATTCAGAGAGTACCTCAGGCACAATAAACTTCCCTGTGAGGAGACAAATAGCTGGCAAAGTACAATAAGCAACCAAAGGAATAGACGTCCACGGATAGACAACCGAGTTTATGTAGGAAAATCTTTCCAACCACTTCAAACCACCTCTATAGCCATACCATATAGGGCAATGCTTGCTAAGAAAAATTTCAACAGATCCAAGAGCCCATCTTAAGACTTGATGAAGACGATCAGAAAGGTTGATAGGAGCTGATCCTTTAAATGCTGGTCTTTTAGGTATGCAGTAAACAGACCGCCAACCATGACAATGCATCTTAAAGCCTGTCAGAATATCCTCTGTGACCGATCCATATATCCAGCCAACCTGACAAGCATGAAGACTAATGAAGATTGAATAGGGCATAATAATTATCAGATAGGAGTGAGCACTCATGATATGATAGGCTTTGGCACTCATGAGAGCTTAGCATTACCTCTTTTCCCCAGTCGGTTTTATCTTCATAACCACAGCTAATGACATGCATGGCCTcactaaggcatgaagcaaaaccaACACCTCTAGCAGTCCCGCCATTCTCTTGGAGTGTGGATGCCACAAAAACAGGTGATTGGCCAAACTTCTTCTCAAGCTTTTCCCGAGGCACCAAGAAAGAGTTTTCACTTTCTTGTCCTGCAAGTAGCACAGCATTAATAAGCTCGATGTTAAGAACATCCTGATGAACCAAATATTATACTCACCTCTGTGTTCTTCAAATATATCGAGTGCATGCACTTGAGTGGATGCCTCTCTGTGCTTCaccctcttcttcttcgtctcctcCTCCTGCTTATGATTGCTTTTGCTATTTTTTCTTTTAGATCCACCACAAAAGAAGCACCACTTTGGCCAACAATTGCAGGTTTTTCCTGGAGGTTTCTCTTCAATGGGAGCATCAAATCCATAGAGTGCTTGCCTTCTGAAAACGCATCCAGTACCAACATAAATTGGTCCCTGGATCCCATCAAGACCTTTCATATTGATCTGTTTGAAAATGACAAAGTCACTTGGTCATATGAAACCTATATGAatgctaaaaataataatatagtcGACACCAAAGAAAAGCACCACCATTTTACATACATCAAAGAAAACAACATTGCGATTTGAATATCGATCATGCCGATCAATTCCATCAAATCTCTGTGGGAATTGAACATAACAAACTTTCTTTCCTGAGATAGGATCCATCAAGAAACACATAGCTTCTCTAAGGGCTTTGCTATTGTTAATATAGTGATCACAATCCACATTCAAGATGTAAGGAGCATTGGAGATAACTGCTGAAACACGCACCTGGAATCAAGTCAACTAGTTATTGACATAAAATCTAGTTATCAACATCAAATGGAATAGGTGAGAAACTCTATCATCCAATGAACACAGAACAAAATCATAGATTTTCGTGAAGGAAAATTACCAGAGCATTCATGGCACCAGCTTTTTTGTGGTGATTGTATCCTGGTCTTTTCTCTCGAGAAACATATACTAGACGTGGTAAATTGTTTCCTTCCTCATCAAGCACGCCATCATGACCCAAAAAGACCTAAAGAGCATACAAGATTAGCAATTTCTAATGTGGTTGCAAATTTATATTTAGAAACTGcatcaaatgaaaaataaaaggaaataaaattaGAAATAAACAAGTTTCCTATGCTTTTAGCACCTTGTTTGTAACAAATGCAAACATAATTTTACATTTTGCATACAGCCTAGAGGATGGCTGAACTAAAGGACTGAGTCTAGTTCACTCAAAAATAAACAGCTAAGTTGCgtttaaaatttgagaaacatgcaGAGATAGATGTTCAGCTTCATGTAAGATTCTAGATGCAAAGTATTAATCAGCAACAAAATTTGGTCTTAGAATATATCAGATCTTTATGCATCATTTCATGGAACCCCATGAAAATAAATGAGGTCGATTTGAATAGTATAAAGAAGAAGCAGTTACAGTTACTAGGAATTGTTAATAGTATGGCGGACACCTGAATCATTCCTGGATGGTCTCGGACATTGTTTCCAGGCCATGGAGTTCCATCCTGCATTGTCCAGCCTTCTTCAGGAACCTTTTGTGCCATGGAAACTAATGCATTGATACGAACCTTAAACTCCTCATATTCTCTCTGCAAGATACAAAATACCAGATTAAATTGCATTAGGTCTTTCAGGGTCCTAAGGATTAAACTCATTATTGACAATGACTACCATATCACGATAAAACCATGTAAACAAAAAATGACAGTGGGAACTTTACGAGGCATAAAGTTGGCTAAAGCAGGACTGGTAGaaatcaaattttaaatatgGAATTACCAAAATAACAAAAAAGGATTTCAAAGATGAGTAAACCTTTATAGCACGTCGTTCCCTCACAAAATCTGGATGAAATTTGTCCTTCAAATAGTCAATTTTCTGAGCGAAGTACCATTCAGGAGCACGAGGTTCAATGTTGAACTTTTTGCAAAATGGAACCCACTTTTTGGCAAATTCAGAGGTTTCTGAAAGTGCTTCAAATGTAAGCATTGCAGCACCATCATCAGATACATAACATGAAACTTTAGCAACAGGATAATCCACGGCAAGTATAGATAAAACTGTATTTGCAGTGATAAGTGGAGGTTCTTTCATAGGATCAACAGTGCTAACAAAGATATCAACATCTGCTAACTCAGATGGTTTCCCTTCTTTCTCATACCTGGGAACAAATTATTCATCAGTCAGGTAACAAAAACTAATTAAGTTATACAACATTCTTAGAAAGTTTGATTACCTCAATGATAGACGATCCAAGTAGGTCTCTCGTTCTATAGGATACCATTTCGGAAATTGATCCAAAATCCATGAAATGGCAAACCAGATTTCACATATAACAGATGTCAGCCACAATCCATAGGCATCCAGAACTGGGTTCAGAAGTCTATAATGGAAGAAGAAACCAAGAATGATGAGCCTCAACAAAATTATTATCCGGTACGGGCTTATCTTACTGGAAGCAATGGGTAGCTTTCTCGACAATGGTTGCCTGCTCTCATCAGACCTACATCAGAAGTTTGGAAATGAAGAGTGACAATTTAAACAGATGCGTAACTGCTAGAAAAAGGAAGAGAGTACAATTACTGAAAAGAAAAGGCAACATTCAATCATTTGAAAGGTAATTTCTTGATGATCGTAAATGAAACAGCTTAAAGATGGATAAATGTTAGTTTTACCATGTGAACTAAAAAACTGAACACAAAAAAGAAGGCTGTCTAGTGCACTATTCTCTTTTGTGAGTGCACTAGACAAATCACTTATATTGGTTAAATGAATGTGCAATTGTAAGTGGAGGTCCTCCACCAAGCAATGATAACATAAACTGCACATTCACTTAACCAGTGTAAGTGATTGTTACTTTATCAAAGCATATACGTGTACTCTTAAGGAAAAAGCAGAAACCaagtttttttatataaaaaaaggtAATCTAGATGCAATTTTTCCTTCTAATGTATCTCTTTTTTTGCCCTTTTTTTTCTGCATAGACTATATGACCAAGCAGGCTTACCAGTACAGGAGCAACATTTAATGTCGATAACATGGTGCTAACTCATTTTTGAAGCATAGATTATAATTAATGAATGACACAAAATCGTGCAAGCTTCATATCTTTAATTTATATATTGTCAGGAAAGCTAGTCAATCTGAACCTTTGAACAAATATTTACTGAAAGGATGCTTCAATACTGAAAAATAGCTCAAGCTAAGTAAATTCAAAAGCCACCAAAATTTAAGACGTGCAGTTCAAACTTCAAAGAATCTCTTATGCAGGGTTGCACATAAAACAATAACCTATAACTATCAAAGTCGTGCATTAGTTAAAAGTATCGAATACAGTATGAAGTCAAAAGCTTCCATTTGCAATCTTGACCCCAGTTGGCTGAGGACAATGAACGATTCTCAATCAAAACCAAAAGATAAAGAGCTAAAGTTATAACATCAAAACTTAAGAAATAATGGAAAAAACAAAAGTGATATGTGGATATACTAGTTCAAGAATAGAGTAACAAACATATATTACAAATTTTAcaatgtaaaagagaaagagaggagagagCGAGAGGGGAAAGATGTtaacatacatagggaattcatcgTTTTCTTGCCCGTATCCATCAAAGCCATTACCATCCCACCCTTCATGCTGAAGGTGCTGACACTTGTTTAATTGCTTTCTCTTCCACTCACCAATTCTATCCTTCCAAGCAACAGTTCCATAGCCATATACTGATATGTCTTTGTTGGGATTGATAGCTCTATGTTGTGCTGAAAAAGTACATCAAGCATTACTCCCTAGACTCGGTAAAAAGGAGACAAGGCCAAGAACACTACTGACTATAGTGCTAGCAACAATACAAAGAGTTACAAAGCTAGAACAATCCACTTACTAGAGGCAGATGTTTGTGTAGCATTACTGGGAATAATTTGTCCTCTAAATCCCAGATATGGAAGGACTATGAGAGCATGGTGATCAGGAGAAATTCCATCGACCTAAtaaattcatgatcatgagccGACATAAAGCAATTTAAAAGATTTCTCTTCCTGCATGTAATCAATCACTCTACCTCTTCACCATCAGTCAGAAGTAGGATATTGGTGACATTACTTTGCACAATGGGGTTAGAAGTGCCTAGCCCACTGAGAGAGCTCTGTCCTACACCACACGGTCGTTCAAGATTTGTCAGAGGATCGTTCAGCCTCTCCTTCGAGTCAAAATTGCAAAAATTAAATTCTTTCTCCAgatcatcatcaccatcttctTCCTCATCACCCTCTACCCTAGGACTACCTGCAAAACTTCATTGTTACGACAAGGTACCGATACCAAGCACACACCAGCAAGTCCAAGGATGGCGAACCTTTGTGGCGCTTGTACCGGGTCTTGCACTGTGGGCAGGCCTGAGTCCCCTCCCTCCTCTCATACTCGTAGCAAGTCCTACATACAGGGAAAGCGCATTCATTGCAGGCAACGAAGAATTCCTCCTCGACCAATACTTCGATATCGTCTCCACAAATCTGGCAGATCTGCCTACTGGAAACTTGGGCGAATTTGGGCTGCAGAAACCCAATGGTACCATGAAATATGATTGGAGAAAACCATGTTGTACAAGCGAAGATGAAAAATCGCAAcatcaaaatattaaatttttatatctCCGACAGCCAACAAAATCGAAAATAGCGTATGTGAAGTTAAAATTATAGATTATAAGTATCAGGAAATCTTGTTCCGGGACTAAGGAAAGATGACAAGAACAATGAGTGCGTAAAAGAAAATACTTCATAACTGCACTCGTTATCACTAGTACCGAAGAGGAAAATAGCTGAAGAGAAGTCAAGAGCAGCAGAAAACGAAATGCGTCTAAAAGAATCCCAGAGAACAAGAGCTTTTATCCATCCGTGTGAAGTGCGAGATCAAGAAAAAAGAGGGAGCCGAAGAATGCCTGAACATAGCGATACTAATCAAATGAAAACCCTCAAAACTTTAGACATCCAACAAAAAGAAGAGACTTTTGATGAAAAGCTCAACGCAAAATCGCTTGTCATCTTTTTTCCATTACTTCCACCGAACGCAAGCACCAGCGCACGTTTCAGAACTCGGGATGGGAAGCACCATCAACGATCACCCAGGAATCGAGAAAGGAACGGACACCCGGATAGAAAGACGACATATTTATCGCACTCACCCGCTCAAAATCATCAGCATTGATGACCACGAACTCGTTGCGGTTACGCGAACCGGCTACAAGGCGGCGCCCGGTATCCATCTCTCCCTGCGCCGATCAAAAACCCTTCTTTCCTCCAAAGACCAGAGCTTTCAAGGCCTATCCAAATCAATCACTCGCCTTCCCTTTCTCATTCCTCGAAACAGCTGCAAGTACCCAAAGATGCTCAAGACAAAGGGAAACCCCGATAAAAAGGTagatttttctctctctttttctccttttcgggGTTTCCGCTCTCGAAATCCTTCAGGAATAAGAGCGCGTGTGTGTGTGTACGCGAAAGGGCAAGAAAAAGAAACGCTACAAGCAAAATGACACAGCGAAAACAGAGCAGACAGGGATGGGAAATGGAGAGAACATTAATTGCTCAACGCGTTGCCAGTGATCGGACATTAAAGTAagaacacgagagagagagagagagagagagagagagagggaaggcaGTGAAGCCCTGTGTTGCATTGGATTCGACTCGACGTTGTTCGTCGCGAGTACATACTGTCCGTGACTATCGCATATGTGTACGGATCTCAAACATTTGAGTCTCTTTCAATCTGTTTAAAttggattttaatatttttagtgcaatttttttatgaattaaaaaaTAGATACTTTGATTAaattaataagataaaaaaatttacatatttcttatcttaatataattatattattatatctttAGCTTATTTTCTTTCGTCAATATTTacctcttttcttttctaaaaaaaaattacttttgcTTGATTAAATCGGCATTTATTAGCCAAAATTAAGTGATTCTCGCATTTACCACTCTAAATTTAATAAAGAATATAAAACTATTAAAGATATTGGGTATTTATGTATCTTTCTATATATTAAAGatattattatcatatttttatccttttggatgaaaaaatatatatgtgttaaggtttttatttttgttcCTCAACTAATTTGagactaaatattttaattaataaaaaatatattatgatgtattgTTTTCACACATTAAAGGAAATATATGTGAAAAATCTTAAATAGATAGATGTGCAAAGTATTCTAATAATTCAATCAACCTCCAATGGAGTTCCCAATTGTGTTAACACCGAGACATAATTACATTTGGTCTACAATTCCCAATGTGCTAATGATGAAGCTATGTAGAGACAGAAATGCTACACGACTCTCTCTATAAACCCTTTGACTTCCTCAAACTTTGAGTCATTAAATAAAAACTCACTCCAATTTCTCagaatacatttatatatatatatatgtaaaaaaattGGTAATCAAATAGACGATTTATTCCCAAAATTCTTTTTTTAGGGTAAAAGCATCCATGGAAATTAAAATATGAATTAGAAAAATTGATGTTTATAGCAGCGAATTGAGTCTAAAATCATAATTTAACTCTATCTTATGAATGagaatgagatatatatatatatatatatatatatatatatatatatatatatatatatatatatatatatatatatgtgtgtgtgtatatgtatatgtatatgtatatatgtatatatatatatatgtatatatgtatatgtatatatatacatatatcatatacatatatatatatacatatatcatatacatatatatatatacatatatatatatatatacatatatatatatatatacatatatatatatacatatatatatacatatatatatatatatacatatatatatatacatatatatatatatatatatatatatatatatataactcggaagaataatatataatgttaaaagataaaatatataaaaatatatatatcataatataatgaaaaaAGAATGATAGGAATGTAAGAAACAGAAGATGAGAAAGCAATAAACATAATATATTTCTTCTTacgaaaagaaataaatatttttagcataaataaaccatcagAGGATTACGTTCATAATTTTAGGATCTGAGTAATCAATCAGTTCGATTAGGTTTATAGACTATGTTGGAAACTTGGAACCCTAATCATCAAGTCGTGAAGATGAAGATGAATCACATAATACTTATGGGTGTCGATCAAGACACACGATGAAAAGGTGATCGATCCCTTGGCGTTTGGAGGTGTTCATGGAGCAATTAGATTCCACCTGGTGATGTTGGTTGGGGGCCCATGCGCTATCGATGTGATTCCCGGGCATGTTTGGGAGACAAGCAAAGTGTACTTCTCTGCCTGGCTTTCTTTGCATGatcatggcatggcatggcatggcataCATGCTTTGTTGCGGTCGCGCCGTGCCACCCGGTGAATCACCGCCAATTGATCCCCAGCCCGGCCTTCTAATTCGTCGCTGGTTCGGATCGCGAGTTCGGCAGCGCTACCATCATTACGCGCACATATCCAACGTTTATCACCATCATGTATCATGGGACCATCATGGCGACAGCGATGCATCAATCGATTCaactggatatatatatatatatatatgtatatatatatatatatatatgtatatatatatatatatatatatatatataaccagacGGATTGGGCAATGGGGCCACGACATCCTCATATGAGGATTGGTCCTACAATATTCTCAGATAATCTTGAtaaggactaattatatattttttttataattaattatctttaatattttgatttttatattttaaaaaattatattgatatccttacaattacgaaagtaaaatattttgattcatttactctaatGTCATTGGTTTTGCAAACATAAATACgaaaataattgataaaaaactaattttaatattttaattggtgATGATAGATCATCTTGATGGTGGTGGATGGTGGCGTCATTGGGGCGTGTAGGTtggtgttgtggatgaggagagcgacgaCGAGTGGTGAGGGTCGCTCTACATTTATGTCAATACTTATGTAATTGCCAAGCAATCCTTTTGCTATTCTACATCTATGTCGGTGTTGATGCAATTGTCAAGAGGTAAAAGGATCGCTCAATATCTGTATCAACACCAACGCAAATGTGGAGCAATATCGCTCGACAATTACGTCGGTGTAGACACAGACGCCAGGGCGACTCTTATCTCATTTTGTTGCTCTCCTCAACCATGATATTTATTCACAACCTCCAACGATGTCATCGTCCGTCACCATCAAgtagaacattaaaattatcattttactcTTTGCCTTCGTGTTTCCGTTGATAAGATTAACAACGTTATGATAAATagatataaatattttacttttgtaactatgtagatatcaatataattttttaaaatataaagattaagatgttaaagataactaactacaagaaataatatataattaatcatctTCATAACCAAAGATAGATATCTTGGTAACAAGAGATGAGTTCTGTCTAATGCCTAaactaaaaaatatcaaaataagtcTATAATTGTATTGAGTTAGCTTTTTATATTTGGGGATGAAGTGGTTAGGAAAAATATTCAACAGAATGAATTTAATTTATTTGATTGCAAGGATAATAATAAAAGAAGGTTAGAAGGGTTTATAGAAgcgaaaataaaagataaaagataCATAGAATAATACTACACCAGCCGGTAAATAGCATACAAACCCATCTCTATATGGCTACAGTGCATCCTTCCTTCTGGCAAAAGCGACCTTTGTGTGAGAGTCCCGAGGCGCAGTGTGTCCAATGATTTACCACATTATTAATCGGACTTGGCGACACTGTTAGTAGGCTCGAACAGTGTCGTGTTCTTTGTTTCTTTCCCTCTGTCGTATTCCCCGTTCATCTTTCTGGCGGAATGCAGTGAGTGCATCACGGAAcgatatcctctctctctctctctctctctctccaaatctTAGGAGAGAGACCGACTTGGAATCTGCAGTGGAGACTGCCAAAGCGAGACTTGGAATGGCTGTCGAGGGTTGGCGCCAAACCTGCATCCCCCGCTAAAATTTCTTCGTCCCGCCTCCTCGGTTTGCGCCAAAAACCTCGCCATTCCCCAAGATCGATGAGGGACGAGCAGCGGTTGACCACGCAGCATCGAGGACAGCAATCGTTGACAAAATTCTCGAATAAGAAGTAGATGATTTTGATTAGAAATCTTTactcttttttttaatgattagAAATCCGACTTGGAATAAGTTTAATTTGCAATTGGAATCTAATTGTTCATTAGATCATGATAGAAATATACGATATCTT is from Musa acuminata AAA Group cultivar baxijiao chromosome BXJ3-8, Cavendish_Baxijiao_AAA, whole genome shotgun sequence and encodes:
- the LOC135645420 gene encoding cellulose synthase A catalytic subunit 5 [UDP-forming]-like; this encodes MDTGRRLVAGSRNRNEFVVINADDFERPKFAQVSSRQICQICGDDIEVLVEEEFFVACNECAFPVCRTCYEYERREGTQACPQCKTRYKRHKGSPRVEGDEEEDGDDDLEKEFNFCNFDSKERLNDPLTNLERPCGVGQSSLSGLGTSNPIVQSNVTNILLLTDGEEVDGISPDHHALIVLPYLGFRGQIIPSNATQTSASTQHRAINPNKDISVYGYGTVAWKDRIGEWKRKQLNKCQHLQHEGWDGNGFDGYGQENDEFPMSDESRQPLSRKLPIASSKISPYRIIILLRLIILGFFFHYRLLNPVLDAYGLWLTSVICEIWFAISWILDQFPKWYPIERETYLDRLSLRYEKEGKPSELADVDIFVSTVDPMKEPPLITANTVLSILAVDYPVAKVSCYVSDDGAAMLTFEALSETSEFAKKWVPFCKKFNIEPRAPEWYFAQKIDYLKDKFHPDFVRERRAIKREYEEFKVRINALVSMAQKVPEEGWTMQDGTPWPGNNVRDHPGMIQVFLGHDGVLDEEGNNLPRLVYVSREKRPGYNHHKKAGAMNALVRVSAVISNAPYILNVDCDHYINNSKALREAMCFLMDPISGKKVCYVQFPQRFDGIDRHDRYSNRNVVFFDINMKGLDGIQGPIYVGTGCVFRRQALYGFDAPIEEKPPGKTCNCWPKWCFFCGGSKRKNSKSNHKQEEETKKKRVKHREASTQVHALDIFEEHRGQESENSFLVPREKLEKKFGQSPVFVASTLQENGGTARGVGFASCLSEAMHVISCGYEDKTDWGKEVGWIYGSVTEDILTGFKMHCHGWRSVYCIPKRPAFKGSAPINLSDRLHQVLRWALGSVEIFLSKHCPIWYGYRGGLKWLERFSYINSVVYPWTSIPLVAYCTLPAICLLTGKFIVPEISSYASIVFMALFVSIAATSILEMQWGGVTIDDWWRNEQFWVIGGVSSHLFALFQGLLKVLAGVETNFTVTSKGADDGEFSELYLFKWTSLLIPPMTLLILNIIGVVAGISNAITNGYESWGPLFGKLFFAIWVIMHLYPFLKGIVGKQDRLPTIIIVWSILLASICSLLWVRVNPFIGKYDGPVLEVCGLDCN